GGTGATTTGTTTGAACTGAAATATGGGAAATCGCTCCGCAAAGATCAGCGAAACGAAGGTGCGGTTCCTGTATTTGGCTCAAATGGGCAGGTTGATAGCCACAATGAAAGCTTAATCAATTTCCCAACGATTATTGTTGGCCGCAAAGGCTCGATTGGGGAGGTTCATTTCGTCAAGACACCCAGCTGGCCTATCGATACCACTTATTTCGTAGAACCTCGTGGCGAGCATGAGTTCAGCCTTGATTGGCTCTATCGTCTTTTGCGGACATTACGTCTACAAGAACTTAATCGCTCAGCCGCTATTCCTGGGTTAAATAGAGATGACGTCTATCGCATTCCAGTTCTTCTTCCATCTTTCGAAGACCAAATCCGCATCGCCCACCTGCTAGGTAAGGTGGAAGGGCTGATCGCCCAGCGTAAACAACACCTGCAACAACTCGATGACTTGCTCAAGAGCGTATTTCTGGAAATGTTTGGCGACCCTATCGTTAATCCGAAAGGATTTCCCATAAGGCGCTTATCGGATTTCTACGTTAATCCGAAAGAAGGAACCAAATGCGGCCCATTCGGTAGCGCCTTGAAAAAGGAAGAGCTTGTCGAGTCAGGCATCCCCGTCTGGAACATGGACAACATAGGTCCCGCTGGGCAAATAGCTTTGCCTTTCCGCATGTGGATCACCTCCGACAAATACGCCGAACTAGCTGCGTACAATCTACAAGATGGCGACATTGTCATTTCTCGCGCCGGAACTGTTGGCAAAATGTGCGTGGTACGCATGCAGGGGCAACCGGCCATCATCAGCACCAATCTGATCCGCCTTCGTCTTGGTGCTGAACTTCGTCCCCTACATTTCGTTTCGCTAATGCTTTACTGCAAGGGCCGGGTGGGACGTTTGAAGACAGGGGCTGACGGGGCGTTCACCCATATGAACACCGGGGTCCTGGATTCTCTCGAATTCCCGTATCCGCCCATCAAGCTGCAAGATCAATTTGCTGAAGTTGCCCACAAGGTTGAGGAGATTAAATCCAGCTACCAGCAAAGCCTCGACCACCTTGAAACCCTCTACGGCGCCCTGAGCCAGAGGGCCTTCAAGGGCGAACTGAATTTGTCTTTGGTAAATATACCAGGCCAAAAAACACAGGCAAACAATCCAAAAGACAACAATCAACAGTCACCAGACCACGAACAGCACTTAAAGCACGAGAATTCACGTTTGCTGGCAACCCTTGAGGGCAGAATCAAACTCCTTCGCCAAATGTTTGACGACGCAATTAATGAGTTGTGGCGTGGTGGTGACTTTGATGTCGACATGTTTTGGATTGACGCATTATCCGATTCGCTTGAATTTGTTGATGAGAATAGTGAACCGTTTGGAGTAGCGGAATGCGAGCACTTGAAGAAATGGGTTTTTGAAATGCTTGACTCTGGTCACCTTGAACAGCGTTATGACGAATTTCTTGGATTGACACTATCAAAATCGGCAAAGTAGATACCAATGAAGCTGCTGAGGATTAAAATCACAGACCCAGTGGGCTTTCGCAGCCTGCCCTGTGGCTTTGAGCACCACTTCCGCAATGAATGGACGCTACAGGATGAACTGGCCCGGCCCGCCGACTTTTCCCCTTTCGTCTGCGCCGGCCCCAATGGCAGCGGCAAATCCAATCTACTCGAAGCCCTGGCGGCGATCTTCTATCAGCTCGAAGTGCTGCGCGTACGCCGCAGCTTTCTGCCCGAAGCCCTGCAGGGTGAAAACCAGGATTCCTCGCCCACGGCTTTTGAGATGGATTATCTGATCCGGGTGCCGGCGCAATATCGACGCCAGGATGGCCCGGCGTGGGCCAGGGTTAGTGTCTGGAGAAACCCCGGCGAGTCCGTACGCTTTCGCTGGGATAACCAGGCAGATTTCAGTGCCGACCCGAATGAAGCCTTCAAGGGCGGGCACGCCGACATTCTCTTGCCCGAGTATGTGCTGGGCTATTCATCGGGCGAAAACGAAATCCTCAGCCTGCCTTTCTTCAAAATGCGCTTTGTGCAGTACGACGAATACTGGCAGGCACTTGCACAGCAACTGCCTTATCCTGGCCACCCGGAAACGCGCCTGGCCTATCTCGACAACGGTTTCAGCCAGGCCATCCTGCTCTGCAACCTGTTGTTCCAGGACGAAGCGAGCTTGCAGCCTTTCCGTGAAGATGTCGGCGTCGAGACGCTGAAGGAATTCCGCATCATCATCCGGCGCAGCATTGAAGTAACGGCCAAGCAGGCGGCGCAATTGACTTCCGGCGACTATGTCTTGCCAAATGAGTCGCAAGACAGCCGCTTCGCCGACAACCCAGCGATTTCCTTAAACCCAGAAAGCGGCGGCTACATCGTCCATCTGACGCAGCGCCTGGAAAGCGACGAACGCACCTCGATCATAGAAAAGCTCAAGCGCTGCGCGACCTTGAGCTACAGAGATGAGGAAACCGATTCACTGATCTTCGACTATTGGGTCAATAACGCCACCAGGGCGGCATT
The DNA window shown above is from Quatrionicoccus australiensis and carries:
- a CDS encoding restriction endonuclease subunit S, yielding MTPLLLGDLFELKYGKSLRKDQRNEGAVPVFGSNGQVDSHNESLINFPTIIVGRKGSIGEVHFVKTPSWPIDTTYFVEPRGEHEFSLDWLYRLLRTLRLQELNRSAAIPGLNRDDVYRIPVLLPSFEDQIRIAHLLGKVEGLIAQRKQHLQQLDDLLKSVFLEMFGDPIVNPKGFPIRRLSDFYVNPKEGTKCGPFGSALKKEELVESGIPVWNMDNIGPAGQIALPFRMWITSDKYAELAAYNLQDGDIVISRAGTVGKMCVVRMQGQPAIISTNLIRLRLGAELRPLHFVSLMLYCKGRVGRLKTGADGAFTHMNTGVLDSLEFPYPPIKLQDQFAEVAHKVEEIKSSYQQSLDHLETLYGALSQRAFKGELNLSLVNIPGQKTQANNPKDNNQQSPDHEQHLKHENSRLLATLEGRIKLLRQMFDDAINELWRGGDFDVDMFWIDALSDSLEFVDENSEPFGVAECEHLKKWVFEMLDSGHLEQRYDEFLGLTLSKSAK
- a CDS encoding restriction system-associated AAA family ATPase — translated: MKLLRIKITDPVGFRSLPCGFEHHFRNEWTLQDELARPADFSPFVCAGPNGSGKSNLLEALAAIFYQLEVLRVRRSFLPEALQGENQDSSPTAFEMDYLIRVPAQYRRQDGPAWARVSVWRNPGESVRFRWDNQADFSADPNEAFKGGHADILLPEYVLGYSSGENEILSLPFFKMRFVQYDEYWQALAQQLPYPGHPETRLAYLDNGFSQAILLCNLLFQDEASLQPFREDVGVETLKEFRIIIRRSIEVTAKQAAQLTSGDYVLPNESQDSRFADNPAISLNPESGGYIVHLTQRLESDERTSIIEKLKRCATLSYRDEETDSLIFDYWVNNATRAAFRNNFDDSALSLFQAFQVLLTLNLYAVSEELKTDIYRSNSHYVSETVPTLASDQRIMRFKFVKFTKQGASEPMMLKELSDGEHQLLHSLGLCLLFRNTNSLFLLDEPETHFNPDWRANFISQLRQCLPGNGDVGQEMLITTHTPFLISDSKPDKVLIFKKDKTSGAVSISKPEYNTLGASINKITMSTFGKRETIGGHAQALLEALRARFEHGGENEEELIAEIQRELGDSVEKVLLINAILDRQERKGRAEQG